A region of the Phaseolus vulgaris cultivar G19833 chromosome 11, P. vulgaris v2.0, whole genome shotgun sequence genome:
GAAGCTTTGACGACCTTGATCAAATTTTCAGGTAAAGTATATTATCTGTACTATTCTTATAAGGTACAAATATTGAGGtaattattaatttgattttagttAGATGTTTTCTGAACTTCTTCAGTAATCATAATGGATAAACTTCACTTTACTctctttttgaaaacttgttttgcAAATTAAATTACACAACTACTTTCTCATGGATCAGTTCGAGTATAATTGCCCTTAAACTTGTTTCTATCAAATTTAGATGGAGGCATGTATATGCCTAATTGTAACAGCAATAACTGTATATAGATAATATTCAAAATGAAAGGAGGAATTCTAGTAATAGTAAATTGGGAGTAAGGTGCACTAAATAGGCACTAGGACCCACATATTTTGTAAGTCCTGGATGAAATTTACCCAACAATGAAGAGTGTTAGAATTCATTAGAGAGCATGTGTTGCTAACATTTCTAAAATGCACAAAGTGATGATATTATGATGTCAAACTTATATAAATCTCCTGTTATTCACTTTTTAAACTCACAACTTAGACCTTATGCTGTCAACTTTTAATGTTGTCCATAGTATTTTACAATTCCTGGGATTAATTATATTGTAATCATGATGAATAACATTAAGTGCGAAGATTCCAGTTTAGCATTTAATGTTATTGAAGTACATCAGATCTGTTTTGTGCGTCTGTTTAGTACTCAGTTTTTTGAGCTTTTGTTGCTTATAATAGTGTACGTCTGACTTAGTATTCTCGCAAGTGATGATTTTGCAGCAATGATGACCCTATATTTGGCCATGTAAGTCTAGAGAATTCTGCCGAGTTGTGGTCTTCCAAAGACACGAGTAACTGTTCAGTACCCATACACTTGGAAGCACCAAACCAAGCAAGTGCTTCAAGGAACAGCTCCGAGCCTTTGGAAATTAAGACAGAATATGTTCAACAGAACGGTCAATCATTTTCCCCTTCATTTAAAAGGATTGGCGATCCTTCATCTCATGACATTCAAAATGCTCCCGGAAACGCATTCAATGAAGGATATTCTGGAGATAGAGTTACTCCTGCTGAAAAGGAGCAACAGGTATGTCAAGTTATATTGAGAATGACTAGTGATGTAAAATGGAAGCAAAGAGCCAAAAGAAAtcttaatgaaaaatatatctTGGTATCAATATTAAGCTGATGTCCATAAGATAAATAACACGTCTTTTAAAGTTCAGAAAGTGAGGCAACCCAAACTTAAGCCTCAAGGAATCCTTGTCCTAATCCTAATCTAAGAGAAAACTATAATTACTTGGGATAAGATTTCTCAAGCAAGTCCCAAACATTACccaaaattctaaatttttaataatccTTAAATCCCCAATTACATAACGTAGACAAGACAAATGCCCCACTAGCTTAGCTAGACAAATTAGCCATTAGTAACCTTTCCTTCACCAACATTACAGCTTCTTAGGCAATGCAACATCCTTTTGCTAAATTTAATTATCCAAACAAGgaattttacaaatatttattttttgtgataACTTGAACTGTACTACCTCCAATTTTTAGTTTCAAGCTCACAGTCAAAACATTTTAGAGGTTTATAGGTAGCACAAGACTCTATTATCCAATCTATTTTGTGCTCAATGAGGCCAGAGATTCATGTGGGATGTTAATTTTCTTTCATTGCTAAAGTTACTTGCAAATTTGGCATAAATTCGTTGGCAATTTTTTGGAAGAAATTGTTTTTACTTGGAGAATGTGTTTCCTGGTTTGAACTGCTTATTTTCTTTGCTCATTTTTATAGAACTACACTGTTTTTTATGTATATCAAAATTTTGAAGGGTTTGTCACCTATTCTTAGCATAACTATGTGCTGCCTTGGAAGTCTCCTTTTTCTTCTCAAATGTCAACTAACCGATTGATCTTTCCATTGTTGTTATTCAGGATTTTGGGCTAAAGAATCAGTTGAAAACTCGGAAAAAATCACAAGGTAAAAAGGATGGAAAAACATTGCAGGAGTTTTATGGTAGCTGGTCTCCTTCATCGACCACATCTGGAAAATTTCAGAATCAGCTGGGGTCTTCAGTCATGCAGTCTTCCCCCGCTTCCATTCTTGGGCAACAGAACCAGCTTCAAGGACCTGAGACATTATACCTGGACATCACAAACACATATATATCACCCCCTGCATACGGGAACCTGACAAATACATATTCTTCTATTTCAGTGCAACCACCGGCTCAGTCAGGTGGTCTTATGCAACAGCCTGCCCTTTCTGGGTATGAAGCATGTCTTGGTGTAATGAATCCTGTGAACAAGTCTGTGGGCTCAGTGAAGCCTCTCACTATGACTCCCCaggaaaaaattgaaaaattaaggAGGCGACAGCAAATGCAGGCATTGCTCGCTATTCAGAAACAACAGAAAGAATTTGGCCATCAAGTTCCTGACACTaataaatcaattaataaaagATGTGCCATAGAAATGCATAATCAACATTTTGATGGAGCTGATCCTGAGATAGAAGATTTAAGAAATCTTCCAACTAAGCAAGATGATTCTAGTACAATCTCTTCCGCAATTGATGATCATTTTGTTGAAGACACAATTCTGTACATGCTTCAGGATGTGATATCAAAGGTGAACTTGAGTTTTATATTGGTTTAAGCTGTGTTGTATAATTTTTTCCTTCTATACAATAAGGCAAAGACAGACAAATCTACAATCCTGAGGCAAACATTTTTTACAGTTAGATGTCAAAACAAGACTCTGCATTAGAGATAGCTTGTTCCGGTTGGCACAAAGTGCAATGCTAAGGAATTGTGCTAGTGATACAAGCAGTACAAACAATAGTAGCAGAGAAGAAATTTTATCTGCTGCCAGAGAAGAAAGCAGTAGCCAAAACAGGTTTGGAAAACACTTAGATGCCTAGCTACTTTAATTTCATGATGTCTAGTTTATTTACATTCATCCATCAGGCACTTGTTATAAGCAAGGTTATAAAATTGGCCCTACTGTGCCACTGATCAATTGGCTTTTGGTTATTGAATATATGATTTGCCTTTTGAGGCTCTTAACATATTTTCCCTGTATAAATCGTTTCTCAGATATGCCGGGACTACTGATGTTGAAGCGAAGACAAATCCCATTGATCGAACTGTGGCGCATTTGCTCTTTCATAGGCCTTTGGAGTTAACTGAGAATTATTCTGATAAATTGGAGTCTCCTATTTCTGCTAAGATACAATTTGAAAGCAAAAAAGCTAACCTGGAGAACTTTCCAATGGAATGCTTGCCAGATGAAGACTTGAAAGGTAATCAACAATTTTCTCACCAAGGGCTTGAGCATCTGCCGGAGGACCCATTTGAAAACAGTCATTGCATAGACACTTCAGTGAATGCTTGTGACAATGAAGTAGTTGATGCCAGAGATCAGGTGCTTGAAGCCTCTCAATGAAGAAAAGGGTTCCCCATAAATTGGAAGGTAATTCCTTCCTTTATTATTTCCCTATTTATTGCTATGCTTTCCTTATTTGATTATATATGCATTTACTGGTAATACAAAAACTTCTCTGTTATTGTCAGTTGTACCGATCATAATCAAGGAAACCGAGGAAGTCTATAATCACAGAATCCTGAAGACCTGTTTCGCACGTCCAAGTTATGAATAATATCTGTTTCATCTGTCAAAACTATGACAGTATGTATCTCAACATATGAACTTACTCAGCTCGGTGAGTGAGTGCTGGCTTATGTTAATAATGACTGTGTCAGATTACGTATTAGTAAGGTAACTCATGACAAAGACTAAAAGACCAAGTCATATTTGTGTACCTAGTAGAAATGCCACTCATGCCAAAAAGTCAAGTCTTGGCCAGACTGGTTTGGACCAAGCTTAAAGTTTGTGCTATTTTTCTCTGTAGTTAAACTTCTTATAGCTGCCCCACGTCATGTTGAGATAGAGTCTTAATATCAGCTTGTGGTTGTTTATTAGGATTGTTCATGTTTCTGGTTTAGCTAAAACGCATCTGCAATCAGTAGTGAGAAAAAGATAATCTTAGATAACTAGAAGAAAGACGCCTCAAACACTTTTTGACCCATGTTAAAGTTGTAGTGAGGAACACAAATTGTGTAGCCTATATGCATAtaggtttttcttttgatgcTTTCACAGAACTTGGAAAAATTGTGTATGCCCACATCAGAACTTGTTTTGTATCTCTTCCAATACTGTGATCGTTCATATCTTACAGAATTGTTTCCAGGGTTAAACTATATATTTACAAGTCAAAACAGAGAAATGAAGTAAGAGTCAGTACCGTGATCTGTAACCTTAGTGACCCGGGATGAGCATCTAAAGAAAAATTGCTTTATCTTTAGTTAGATGTTCATCATTTTCCCACTCATTCgacaaaaagaaaaaccaatCGGAGACTACTACATCTGGAGACTATGAAGACCGGAAGTAGAAGATAAAAGGAGTCAGTTTAGGAATCCGACCTTGTTTAGGAATTCGACCTTGTAAGAACAGTTAACTCTAATATTTTAGGGATACATATTAAGAAGGGCAAAAACCTAAGTGTTGATATGAATATCTAGATTAACATTTCAACTTTCTCATTTCGACATAATTTCAAGACATGAATTGGCTTCTTTGCTTTACTCAATTAGATCAGCGGTTACCTAGTCTCCAACTTTTAACGTTTTTTAAAACCTCAAGTTACAAGCCATTTATTTGGGTGTTTCTTCTTGTACCCTCcaaatttcttcttgcacctcatctaacttcttcctacaccccatCAAATAGGTAAAATGACTAAATGTCTCATCTAATTCACCCTTATTCTGGAAAGCTCTTTTCGAAACATTctgaaaataaatttcaaaacgTTATGATTTGGAAAGTTTATTTCATAAATTCTCTAGGAAATATTTTTTCACTACGTAAAGCTTATGTACAAGAGAATCCAAAagtctttaaaaaaaaagataaaatagtctttttcaaaattgatgGGTGCAGACAGAATTTTGATAGGGTGTAGGAAAAAAATACCCCATTTATTATCTATCAAACCGTTTGAGGAAACTAAAAGAAGGctgtttctttctgcaccctaacacatttcttcttgcaccccctcattttttaaaaagactattttaccccttttaaaaatgacttctgGATTACTTTTTtggaatattaatatattttctttaattctgGATTTACcaatccaaaaataaaaaaaatgtgttccaAAAAAGATATTtcgaaataattttttgtcttATGAATTTCCTATTCATGATACATCCTTTGCTTACAGAACTCctattccaaaaatatttttgtttatgaaaCCCTTATTCTAGAATCGTCCAAAActgtgaaaaaatatttttggtcaTTCAATAAATGTAGAgtacaagaagaaaaatgtaggggtgcagaaagaaactcGCCTAGAAGAATCTTCACCACATAAAAAAGTGCTTTGGAAAATAAGTTTAAGGCCTCTGTTAAGAATCTCAGTTTTTGTTTGCTTTGGCAATTCCATTATTCTTTcaattctttttccttttcacaCCCTCTTACATTTGTCAACTAATTTCCTCCATATATTTAACTAGAAAcacaaggaaaaaaaattaattactaaaatataaaatataaaacaaaaaatatttaaaaaaattaagagaaagagaataaaaagaaaactaaactttttttcttcctcAATCTTTCACTCTTGTACCCATCTCTttatataatagaaaaaatatattttgacacaTTGTTTTATTTACAACTACTTAATAAccttattataataaaataacatttaaaaaggtatattttttttaattcaaacatATTATAACAAGTTACCAAACAGTTGTATCCAAAATAATTTCACACACCACTTTCACACCCATCACAAATATTGTAGAAAGAACAATTTAAAAGGGACGGTTACTtcctttttttataataattcatCAAGATTCTTTATCGAAGAagaatattatcttttatttgttatttttaatgtaattttgaGTGAGTTAATGTAACActataaaaatatacaatttttttagaaaataaaagaaaataatgttttcactcttttttttcaatatcCCTCCTATACGTGTACATATATCTATTTGTTTACATAGTATAATTATTGCACTTCATATacaattaaatacattaaatacaTGTAAGGGTAAGTTATCTAATACAAAAgtataagtaaaaaaatttaattagagtaataatttatgtataatttaatttctttattttatcaatCATAATCATATAATACTTAATATCAATAATCACAATACAACTTCATTCTAATACTAATATGTAGCAATCATATAAACCTTACGTAGATCTATGCATAAAAGATATTCAATAAGCAAATATCCACTTATACCTTCCAGAATACTCGTATTATGTAGGCTATACTAAAAATTAACATCTGATCCAATATCCAAGACTCAGATTCACAAGCACATCTAATAGAAAGGATCAAAGAAACTTCAAACATCTAATACCGTGTGACTACAAACGATCATAGTGTGTATGAACTTCCTCATCAACCACTCACAAACTGATGTTAGTGAAACTAGGTAATCTCTATTAAAACATAAGtgtcaatacttaatacacaaatcAAACAAGaattcatacattatcccaaatgtatgacctTAATTTCATACAAATTCACCATTCTCAATATAGTACATATCAAACCCTTATACATTATTTAAGATTTCTCAAATCAATTATACATATATCTTAATTTCATACACCTTCCATCATTCAAACAAATTCATATCATTTAGAAATTGCACAATCTAGTTTAACATACAAATTAATGTCCaatttgcattaaaaaatatcacTCCAGAATGTAAGGACTGGAAGCATGTTATCCAAACATAACCGAAATTTCGGTATGTGGTAAAACAAGTTGAGACCAACACTTTTCTCAACTAGTTTCTCAAAGATTAATgaccaaattataaaaaaaagtaaaaaataaaaatctttagaataaaaataaataaaaaaatctaattcactaaaaatatatcataaccTGTCAGCTACTACAAATTTGGTTATATTTGTGAATAGATAAGAATTAAGaagaaaaagtaagaaaaaaaagagagaagagaTGTAGAGAGAAGGAGAAAGACATTTGTTAATGGGATTACAAGTTtggtattatttttaatcattttccTTATTTCAGTAATTATATTTTCTATCTTATCATAGTTACTTTTTTTTCCACATCAATTAAATTAAGGCTATAAGTGGAAAAATGTTATGTTGAAATTTAAAGAATGACGGATAAGATCAcaatttgttattaaaaaaccaataattagaaaagactaAAAGTAGTATGacaactaaaataataatttatcaacataaacataaagtaaaaatgaattatatCCTTACTTTGAGCGGAAAATTATCAACAAGTGTTCTTTATtcctaaaaattaataaatttgattttataactattttatatagaattattttttactctttagcatttatttaattttcaataatacTATGCATATTTTATTCTTCAAACTACTAGAAAAAGTCTCATCcaacaaaattatataactgtacttaattttttttttaaagtaatatcACTCTTCCTCTATTTAAACTACAACTTATAGAGTTTTGTTCAAACTCAATCGACATagattcaatattattattagttttaatatTTCACCCATGATTTTTACGGCAATTTActtattatttactattttataaatattaattttcttatatatatagttaaataaaaagagGTATAGTTTAAAGTAAGTATGTATTATTTCCTAagatatatataagaaaaatgtgAGACAGAGAAGCAAAACGTGTGTGgattttataaataaagttcATTACTTTTTACTATAAATtgagtaaaaaaatttaaaaattaaatgaaagtttaaataagaaaatatatgccccaattaattacaataatacgtaaatatataaaataaaatatacaaatacttaattttaacataaaaaatgtgagaaagagtttttattatttgatatatatatatatatatatatatatatatatatatatatatataaagataataattacATTAACTAATAATAGAATTATAAAAATCTCTTATTCACTATAATTCGATTCGATTTATTCTTTtgtccataaaaaaaaatcattatcatTAATAGTTATTAGGTCATTTATCATCTACCTTCACTAAAATAAAGTCCATCCCATCATAGATTTGCTGGTTAACCgggttaatttaattaattataaaaattgtagttttctagttttataactttttcaatctattgttttaatatgaaaattggaactaaattctaaattactacaataatgatgataaaaaatatattatattaatatataataataataatacctaTAAGTGATAATTCAAaacattatattaatattatacgCATATTAAAtacacattaaatattttatcttattttttttttattatggctccattagtttaatttttgtaaattaGGTTTTTAGTGGACCTTGATTTTATCCtctattaaatttatatatttttttaatacaatttgacttttttttccaataaaaaataaaactaaattaaaagaTACATTTTAGGAGTGtatcaacccttatacaagatatacatataaaaaaaattaataaaaacagaACATCAACGACAAACTTAAACATAAAAAGGTTTGCCATGAAATATGGTGGATAACTATGAAGCCTTAACCTATTATTTGTTCTGATAAAGAAAAAAGCCTTAACCTACTTTTGATAGCTCCAATTAATGAAGCAAcactatatttttaataaaaaataaatgatttttaaattaaaatgcatataattaatgataaaaatagttaaaaaaaaccaattatttatatttaaagttgtGCAAACCCTAAAACCATCTACaatgatttttcaatttttttcttatgatgtattttttttaaatggatcTCAACACTTTTTATagcttaaaatataatttattataattaaatcttAATTTAGTGCAAGCTTTAATCATATTCATGAACATgctttaaatagtttttttagataaaaatattaactttaaGATCGTATACCTTTCAAAAGTCTTAATTATATACATAGAAAGAagttaaaacaatattttctGTGAAGGTATACATTAAAGTTAGCCAAATACTTTAGTAATAAACActtaataaatgaattaaaatatcaatttggCAGAATTTTTATTGCTTTTACAACTGTGGCATAATTTTAACTGATAAGAGATAAGACGTTATTTATTTGACCTAGTAACTCAtctcaaatattaatattttaagagtAATGATATTTTGATATCTTCTTTACccacaacaaaatattaatatttatttttaaacaataaaaaaatattcttaatgaaaatataggcaagatgtaaaatattaaaataatttttaaaattaaaataattaaaatattaatatttaatgagATATAGGGCAAAAGtatcaaataattataatattttaatgacAGGAGACAAAATTTCAAACCTTAAACATTGCAAACTATTTTTTCTGAGTCACATGCACTCAAAAACCTTATAAAAAGCCAATAGAAACTTGTTGCATTCACTGTGTTCTTAAACATGACCAAAATGTcatgttttttctctctctttgttTTACTCTGTTTTTTCAACATCTCCCTCTCAGAAGCTGGTGGATTCAGTGTGGAGATTTTCCACCGTGATTCACCAGAATCACCGTTCTATAGCTCCTCAGAAACAAAATTCCAAAGGGTATCCAATGCTCTGCGCCGTTCCTTCAACCGTGCCAATCCTTTCAACCAATCCTTAGGGCTTCCAAGCACAGTAAGAGCCATTGTAATACCAGATTTTGGTGAATAC
Encoded here:
- the LOC137827193 gene encoding protein LNK2-like isoform X1, whose translation is MFDWNDEELANIVWGEAGESDDHIVPYQEASEDLHDEKKWNQEASPSKLIEQKRTETKTDFHKEKLGSSSKFDTIQGQSASESGTNSWPDLSLSSAAKTDQGSWGAEVLKNLGLTEETTQLEKDVEKQGEFANFAWDNIGSFDDLDQIFSNDDPIFGHVSLENSAELWSSKDTSNCSVPIHLEAPNQASASRNSSEPLEIKTEYVQQNGQSFSPSFKRIGDPSSHDIQNAPGNAFNEGYSGDRVTPAEKEQQDFGLKNQLKTRKKSQGKKDGKTLQEFYGSWSPSSTTSGKFQNQLGSSVMQSSPASILGQQNQLQGPETLYLDITNTYISPPAYGNLTNTYSSISVQPPAQSGGLMQQPALSGYEACLGVMNPVNKSVGSVKPLTMTPQEKIEKLRRRQQMQALLAIQKQQKEFGHQVPDTNKSINKRCAIEMHNQHFDGADPEIEDLRNLPTKQDDSSTISSAIDDHFVEDTILYMLQDVISKLDVKTRLCIRDSLFRLAQSAMLRNCASDTSSTNNSSREEILSAAREESSSQNRYAGTTDVEAKTNPIDRTVAHLLFHRPLELTENYSDKLESPISAKIQFESKKANLENFPMECLPDEDLKGNQQFSHQGLEHLPEDPFENSHCIDTSVNACDNEVVDARDQVLEASQ
- the LOC137827193 gene encoding protein LNK2-like isoform X2; translated protein: MIGITSRLGLTEETTQLEKDVEKQGEFANFAWDNIGSFDDLDQIFSNDDPIFGHVSLENSAELWSSKDTSNCSVPIHLEAPNQASASRNSSEPLEIKTEYVQQNGQSFSPSFKRIGDPSSHDIQNAPGNAFNEGYSGDRVTPAEKEQQDFGLKNQLKTRKKSQGKKDGKTLQEFYGSWSPSSTTSGKFQNQLGSSVMQSSPASILGQQNQLQGPETLYLDITNTYISPPAYGNLTNTYSSISVQPPAQSGGLMQQPALSGYEACLGVMNPVNKSVGSVKPLTMTPQEKIEKLRRRQQMQALLAIQKQQKEFGHQVPDTNKSINKRCAIEMHNQHFDGADPEIEDLRNLPTKQDDSSTISSAIDDHFVEDTILYMLQDVISKLDVKTRLCIRDSLFRLAQSAMLRNCASDTSSTNNSSREEILSAAREESSSQNRYAGTTDVEAKTNPIDRTVAHLLFHRPLELTENYSDKLESPISAKIQFESKKANLENFPMECLPDEDLKGNQQFSHQGLEHLPEDPFENSHCIDTSVNACDNEVVDARDQVLEASQ